In Synechococcus sp. CB0101, a genomic segment contains:
- the mscL gene encoding large conductance mechanosensitive channel protein MscL, with amino-acid sequence MSRTRNFLTDFRAFINRGNVVDLSVAVVIGGAFGKVVNAVVTLVMDSLLQPVLKAANVDAIASWPAGEVLVAAINFLVISFVVFLIVRAIEALRRKEEAVAPPDTQAQLAAAVTRLADALDRRQL; translated from the coding sequence ATGAGCCGCACACGCAACTTTCTGACTGACTTCCGAGCCTTCATCAACCGCGGCAATGTGGTTGATCTGTCTGTGGCCGTGGTGATCGGCGGGGCCTTCGGGAAGGTGGTGAATGCGGTGGTGACTTTGGTGATGGATTCATTGCTGCAACCTGTTCTCAAGGCGGCGAACGTTGACGCCATTGCCAGCTGGCCAGCCGGTGAGGTGCTGGTAGCAGCGATCAATTTCCTGGTGATTTCATTTGTAGTGTTTTTGATCGTGCGCGCGATCGAAGCCCTGCGGCGCAAGGAAGAAGCCGTTGCGCCACCCGACACTCAGGCCCAACTGGCCGCAGCGGTGACCCGCTTGGCGGATGCCCTGGATCGCCGCCAGCTCTGA